In a genomic window of Glycine max cultivar Williams 82 chromosome 13, Glycine_max_v4.0, whole genome shotgun sequence:
- the LOC100808812 gene encoding L-ascorbate oxidase, which translates to MVTMGLKALFVWCIIWLAFAQLSLGGRVRHYKFDVEYMIRKPDCLEHVVMGINGQFPGPTIRAEVGDILDIALTNKLFTEGTVIHWHGIRQVGTPWADGTAAISQCAINPGETFQYRFTVDRPGTYFYHGHHGMQRSAGLYGSLIVDLPKGQNEPFPYDGEFNLLLSDLWHTSSHEQEVGLSSKPFKWIGEAQTLLINGRGQFNCSLASKFINTTLPQCQLKGGEECAPQILHVEPNKTYRIRIASTTALASLNLAISNHKLVVVEADGNYVTPFAVDDIDIYSGESYSVLLRTDQDPNKNYWLSIGVRGRKPNTPQGLTILNYKPISASVFPTFPPPITPLWNDFERSKAFTKKIIAKMGTPQPPKRSDRTIFLLNTQNRVDGFTKWAINNVSLTLPPTPYLGSIKFKIKNAFDKTPPPVTFPQDYDIFNPPVNPNASIGNGVYMFNLNEVVDVILQNANQLSGSGSEIHPWHLHGHDFWILGYGEGKFKSGDEKKFNLTHAPLRNTAVIFPYGWTALRFKADNPGVWAFHCHIEPHLHMGMGVIFAEAVQKVGKIPRDALTCGLTGKMLGNRHY; encoded by the exons ATGGTAACAATGGGTTTGAAAGCACTTTTTGTTTGGTGCATAATATGGTTGGCGTTTGCACAGTTGTCACTAGGAGGAAGAGTGAGGCATTACAAGTTTGATGTGGAGTACATGATCAGAAAGCCAGATTGCTTGGAACACGTTGTGATGGGAATCAACGGCCAGTTTCCAGGCCCAACTATTAGGGCTGAAGTTGGTGACATCCTTGACATTGCTCTCACCAACAAGCTTTTCACCGAGGGAACTGTTATTCACTGGCATGGAATCAGACAG GTTGGAACTCCTTGGGCAGATGGTACTGCTGCCATCTCACAGTGTGCAATAAACCCAGGAGAGACTTTTCAGTACAGGTTTACAGTTGACAGG CCTGGTACATATTTCTATCATGGACACCATGGTATGCAAAGATCAGCTGGGTTATATGGTTCATTGATAGTAGATTTGCCAAAGGGACAAAACGAACCGTTTCCTTACGATGGTGAATTTAACCTCCTTCTTAGTGATTTGTGGCACACAAGCTCACATGAACAAGAAGTTGGCCTCTCTTCCAAACCATTCAAGTGGATTGGTGAAGCTCAG ACTCTGCTCATCAATGGAAGAGGGCAATTCAATTGTTCTCTTGCATCTAAATTCATCAACACAACCCTACCCCAGTGCCAACTTAAAGGTGGTGAAGAGTGTGCCCCTCAGATTCTTCATGTGGAGCCAAACAAGACATACAGGATCAGGATTGCTAGCACCACTGCCCTAGCTTCACTCAACTTAGCCATTTCG AATCACAAACTTGTAGTTGTGGAAGCTGATGGAAATTATGTTACACCATTTGCGGTTGATGATATTGACATCTACTCTGGTGAGAGCTACTCAGTGCTCCTTCGCACGGACCAAgatccaaacaaaaattattggCTTTCAATTGGGGTGAGAGGAAGAAAGCCCAATACCCCTCAAGGCCTAACGATTCTAAACTATAAGCCTATATCTGCTTCAGTTTTTCCAACTTTTCCACCACCCATCACACCTCTTTGGAATGATTTTGAGCGTAGCAAAGCATTCACCAAGAAAATCATTGCCAAAATGGGGACCCCACAACCTCCAAAACGGTCCGACCGTACAATTTTCCTCCTTAACACCCAAAATCGGGTTGATGGGTTCACCAAATGGGCCATTAACAATGTGTCCCTAACATTGCCACCAACCCCTTACTTGGGTTCTATCAAGTTCAAAATAAAGAATGCCTTTGACAAAACACCCCCACCAGTTACCTTCCCACAAGATTATGACATCTTTAACCCTCCCGTGAACCCTAATGCATCTATTGGCAATGGGGTGTACATGTTCAACCTTAATGAAGTTGTTGATGTGATCTTGCAAAATGCAAACCAATTATCTGGGAGTGGTAGTGAGATTCACCCTTGGCACTTGCATGGGCATGACTTTTGGATTTTGGGGTATGGAGAAGGGAAATTCAAATCAGGTGATGAGAAGAAATTCAATTTGACACATGCACCGCTGAGAAACACTGCAGTAATATTTCCATATGGTTGGACTGCTTTGAGGTTTAAGGCTGATAACCCAGGAGTTTGGGCTTTCCATTGCCACATTGAACCCCATTTGCACATGGGAATGGGTGTGATTTTTGCTGAGGCTGTTCAAAAAGTTGGGAAAATCCCAAGAGATGCACTAACTTGCGGGCTTACAGGAAAGATGCTAGGAAATAGACACTATTGA
- the LOC100790626 gene encoding 50S ribosomal protein L7/L12, producing MSHCAARCATRSATRLLNLTRALSTEARGQKIERIATELLDLNSFERHDFTVLWRLKMGLHRYGAPVAGMTMPSVGAAARAEAGAAAVAEKMAFDLKLEKYDAAAKIKIIKEVRSFTDLGLKEAKDLVEKVPCVLKKGLTKEEANPIMEKLKELGAAVVLE from the coding sequence ATGTCTCACTGTGCCGCAAGGTGTGCCACAAGGAGTGCCACGAGGCTTCTTAACCTAACGCGCGCTCTCTCCACGGAGGCGCGTGGGCAAAAGATCGAGCGCATCGCCACGGAGCTTCTCGACCTCAACAGTTTCGAGAGGCACGATTTCACGGTCCTCTGGCGGCTCAAGATGGGTCTGCACCGCTACGGCGCTCCTGTGGCTGGCATGACGATGCCGTCCGTCGGGGCGGCTGCCCGGGCTGAGGCCGGTGCTGCCGCAGTCGCGGAGAAGATGGCATTTGACTTGAAGTTGGAGAAGTATGATGCTGCTGCCAAGATCAAGATCATCAAGGAAGTGAGGTCTTTCACCGATTTGGGGTTGAAGGAAGCCAAGGACTTGGTGGAGAAGGTTCCCTGTGTTTTGAAGAAGGGTCTCACCAAGGAGGAGGCTAATCCCATCATGGAGAAGCTCAAGGAGTTGGGTGCTGCTGTTGTCTTAGAGTGA